A genome region from Nocardia sp. NBC_00565 includes the following:
- a CDS encoding Mur ligase family protein, with amino-acid sequence MTDITVRGRLALRAAAAASWASQKAGRGKGSMIGGLIALQIDKSIMDQLGRGRRTVLVTGTNGKSTTTRMATAALSTLGKVATQADGANMDAGIVAALSAHRGTPLAAIEVDELHLPHVTDSLNPSVVILLNLSRDQLDRVGEINMIERKLRAGLARHPQTVVIANCDDVLVTSIAYDHPNVVWVAAGSGWSMDATSCPRSGEPIVWEGAHWRSTGTDFERPEPNWWLDGDELVGPDGVRLPLKLALPGRANKGNAAQAVAAAVVLGADSAAAVTAAGTVREIAGRYRTVQVGEHAARLLLAKNPAGWQEALSMIEPDSAGLVIAVNGQVPDGEDLSWLWDVRFEHFEGVQVVAAGERATDLAVRLTYAGVEHTTVPDPLRAIASCPAGRVEVLANYTAFRDLNRDLEEQA; translated from the coding sequence GTGACAGACATAACGGTGCGTGGGCGGCTCGCGCTGCGGGCGGCGGCGGCAGCGTCGTGGGCCTCGCAGAAGGCGGGCCGCGGCAAGGGATCGATGATCGGCGGGCTGATCGCACTGCAGATCGATAAGTCGATCATGGATCAGCTCGGCCGCGGCCGCCGCACGGTGCTGGTAACCGGCACGAACGGCAAGTCGACCACCACCCGGATGGCCACCGCCGCGTTGAGCACGCTCGGCAAGGTCGCCACGCAGGCCGACGGCGCGAATATGGACGCGGGCATCGTGGCCGCGCTGAGCGCGCACCGCGGGACGCCGCTGGCCGCGATCGAGGTGGACGAGCTGCATCTGCCGCATGTCACCGATTCGCTGAACCCGTCGGTGGTGATCCTGCTGAATCTCAGCCGCGACCAGTTGGACCGGGTCGGCGAGATCAACATGATCGAGCGCAAGCTGCGCGCGGGGCTGGCACGGCATCCACAGACCGTGGTGATCGCCAACTGTGACGACGTACTGGTGACCTCCATCGCCTACGACCACCCGAATGTCGTATGGGTCGCGGCGGGCAGCGGCTGGTCGATGGATGCGACGAGTTGTCCGCGCAGCGGTGAGCCGATCGTGTGGGAGGGCGCGCACTGGCGCAGCACCGGCACGGATTTCGAACGGCCCGAACCGAATTGGTGGCTCGACGGCGACGAGTTGGTCGGGCCGGACGGTGTCCGGCTGCCGCTGAAACTGGCGCTGCCCGGCCGCGCCAATAAGGGCAATGCCGCACAGGCGGTGGCCGCGGCGGTCGTGCTCGGCGCGGATTCGGCGGCGGCGGTGACCGCGGCGGGTACGGTGCGCGAGATCGCGGGCCGCTACCGGACGGTGCAGGTCGGCGAGCATGCCGCCCGGCTGCTGCTGGCGAAGAATCCGGCGGGTTGGCAGGAGGCGCTGTCGATGATCGAACCCGATTCGGCCGGGCTGGTGATCGCGGTCAATGGGCAGGTGCCCGATGGCGAGGATCTGTCCTGGTTGTGGGATGTGCGGTTCGAGCACTTCGAGGGCGTGCAGGTGGTCGCCGCCGGCGAGCGTGCCACCGACCTCGCGGTGCGCCTCACCTATGCCGGGGTCGAGCACACCACGGTGCCGGATCCGTTGCGCGCCATCGCATCCTGTCCGGCGGGCCGGGTCGAGGTGCTGGCGAACTACACCGCGTTCCGTGATCTGAACCGCGATCTGGAGGAGCAAGCATGA